A single window of Leclercia adecarboxylata DNA harbors:
- a CDS encoding ABC transporter ATP-binding protein, producing the protein MIVFSSLQIRRGVRVLLDNATATINPGQKVGLVGKNGCGKSTLLSLLKNEIGADGGNFTYPGNWQLAWVNQETPALSVPAMDYVIDGDREYRKLEAELHAANERNDGHAIATVHGKLDAIDAWTIRSRASTLLHGLGFSNEQLERPVSDFSGGWRMRLNLAQALICRSDLLLLDEPTNHLDLDAVIWLEKWLKSYQGTLILISHDRDFLDPVVDKIIHIEQESMFEYTGNYSSFERQRAVRLSQQQAMYESQQQRVAHLQSFVDRFKAKASKAKQAQSRIKMLERMEMIAPAHVDNPFHFSFRAPESLPNPLLKMEKVSAGYGDRIILDSIKLNLVPGSRIGLLGRNGAGKSTLIKLLAGELAPVRGDIGLAKGIKLGYFAQHQLEFLRADESPLQHLARLAPQEMEQKLRDYLGGFGFQGDKVTEKTERFSGGEKARLVLALIVWQRPNLLLLDEPTNHLDLDMRQALTEALIEFEGALVVVSHDRHLIRSTTDDLYLVHDSKVEPFDGDLEDYQQWLTDVQKQENQPEEATKENANSAQARKDQKRRDAELRTQTQPLRKEITRLEKEMEKLNATLATVEEKLGDSGLYDQTRKAELTECLQVQAKTKSSLEECEMAWLDAQEQLEGMLQSD; encoded by the coding sequence ATGATTGTTTTCTCCTCATTACAAATTCGTCGCGGCGTACGCGTCCTGCTGGACAACGCTACAGCCACCATTAACCCGGGCCAGAAAGTGGGCCTGGTGGGCAAAAACGGCTGCGGTAAATCCACGTTACTGTCATTGCTGAAAAACGAGATCGGTGCCGACGGCGGTAACTTTACCTACCCTGGCAACTGGCAGCTGGCCTGGGTAAACCAGGAGACGCCTGCCCTGAGCGTACCGGCGATGGACTATGTTATTGACGGCGACCGGGAGTACCGCAAGCTGGAAGCCGAACTGCACGCCGCCAACGAACGCAACGACGGCCACGCGATTGCCACCGTCCACGGCAAACTCGACGCTATCGACGCCTGGACCATCCGCTCCCGCGCCTCCACGCTTCTGCACGGGCTGGGTTTCAGCAATGAACAGCTGGAACGTCCGGTCAGCGACTTCTCCGGTGGCTGGCGTATGCGTCTCAACCTGGCCCAGGCGCTGATCTGCCGCTCCGATCTGCTCCTGCTCGATGAACCGACTAACCACCTCGATCTCGATGCCGTTATCTGGCTGGAGAAGTGGCTGAAAAGCTATCAGGGCACTCTGATTCTGATTTCGCACGACCGTGACTTCCTCGACCCGGTGGTGGACAAAATTATTCATATCGAACAGGAATCGATGTTCGAATATACCGGCAACTACAGCTCCTTTGAGCGCCAGCGCGCGGTGCGTCTCTCCCAGCAGCAGGCGATGTACGAAAGCCAGCAGCAGCGGGTGGCGCATCTGCAGAGCTTTGTCGATCGCTTCAAGGCCAAGGCCTCCAAAGCCAAACAGGCCCAGAGCCGCATCAAGATGCTGGAACGGATGGAGATGATTGCCCCGGCACACGTCGATAACCCGTTCCACTTCAGCTTCCGCGCCCCGGAAAGCCTGCCTAATCCACTGCTGAAAATGGAAAAGGTCAGCGCCGGCTATGGTGACCGCATCATTCTCGACTCGATTAAGCTCAACCTGGTCCCGGGCTCCCGTATCGGTCTGCTCGGGCGCAACGGTGCCGGTAAATCGACCCTGATTAAGCTGCTGGCGGGCGAGCTGGCGCCGGTCCGCGGGGATATCGGTCTGGCGAAGGGCATCAAGCTGGGCTATTTCGCCCAGCATCAGCTGGAATTTTTACGCGCGGATGAATCGCCGCTGCAGCACCTGGCGCGTCTGGCCCCGCAGGAGATGGAGCAGAAGCTGCGGGATTACCTGGGCGGCTTCGGCTTCCAGGGCGATAAAGTGACCGAGAAGACCGAGCGCTTCTCCGGCGGCGAAAAAGCCCGTCTGGTGCTGGCGCTTATCGTCTGGCAGCGCCCGAATCTGCTGCTGCTCGATGAACCGACTAACCACCTGGATCTGGACATGCGCCAGGCCCTGACCGAAGCGCTGATTGAGTTTGAAGGCGCGCTGGTTGTCGTTTCGCACGATCGTCACCTGATCCGCTCCACCACCGACGATCTCTACCTGGTACACGACAGTAAAGTTGAGCCTTTCGACGGCGATCTGGAGGATTATCAGCAGTGGCTGACGGACGTGCAGAAGCAGGAAAACCAGCCGGAAGAGGCAACGAAAGAGAACGCCAACAGCGCCCAGGCGCGTAAAGACCAGAAGCGCCGCGACGCGGAGCTGCGTACGCAAACCCAGCCGCTGCGTAAAGAGATCACCCGTCTGGAAAAAGAGATGGAGAAGCTCAACGCCACGCTTGCCACAGTTGAAGAGAAGCTGGGCGACAGCGGGCTGTATGACCAGACGCGTAAAGCCGAGCTAACCGAATGTCTGCAGGTGCAGGCCAAAACCAAATCCAGCCTTGAGGAGTGCGAGATGGCCTGGCTGGACGCACAGGAACAGCTCGAAGGGATGCTCCAGAGCGACTAA
- a CDS encoding triphosphoribosyl-dephospho-CoA synthase — translation MKLLPRIQVEGGAEWLARTATQCLIDEARLSPKPGLVDSRGNGAHHDLSLALMERSAHSLTPTFQALALQSWQRPADIALRQTVGRLGREGEQQMMAATGGVNTHRGAIWALGLLVSAVAMLGGNAQARTIADTAAQLAKLPDDAAPKVFSKGLRATHRYRVPGAREEAQQAFPHIMQRALPQLRLSRLNGGTEAHARLDALMAIMTSLTDTCVLSRAGMEGLDTMQDGARAVLAAGGTAQPEGQRALAVLDKKMLLLNASPGGAADLLAATLFLDRIETPYLAN, via the coding sequence ATGAAACTTCTCCCCCGGATCCAGGTTGAAGGCGGTGCCGAATGGCTGGCGCGAACCGCCACGCAGTGTCTGATTGACGAAGCGCGACTCAGCCCGAAACCCGGTCTGGTGGACAGTCGGGGGAACGGCGCGCATCACGATTTATCGCTCGCGCTGATGGAGCGTTCGGCGCATAGCCTGACCCCCACGTTTCAGGCGCTGGCGCTGCAAAGCTGGCAGCGTCCGGCCGATATCGCGCTACGGCAGACCGTGGGGCGGCTGGGGCGCGAAGGCGAGCAGCAGATGATGGCCGCCACCGGCGGGGTGAATACCCACCGGGGCGCTATCTGGGCGCTGGGCTTGTTAGTCAGCGCCGTGGCGATGCTCGGTGGCAATGCGCAAGCCCGGACGATAGCCGACACCGCCGCGCAGCTGGCGAAACTGCCGGATGACGCCGCGCCGAAAGTGTTCAGTAAAGGACTGCGCGCCACCCACCGTTATCGGGTGCCGGGCGCGCGCGAAGAGGCGCAGCAGGCATTTCCGCACATTATGCAGCGAGCGTTGCCTCAGCTTCGCCTGAGCCGGCTTAACGGCGGTACCGAAGCCCATGCCCGGCTCGATGCGCTGATGGCGATCATGACCTCGTTAACCGATACCTGCGTGCTCTCCCGCGCCGGTATGGAGGGGTTAGACACCATGCAGGACGGGGCCAGGGCGGTATTAGCCGCCGGCGGCACCGCACAGCCAGAGGGGCAACGCGCGCTCGCCGTATTAGATAAAAAGATGCTCTTGCTCAATGCCTCTCCGGGCGGCGCGGCCGACCTGCTTGCCGCCACGCTGTTCCTTGACCGCATAGAGACGCCTTATTTAGCGAATTAA
- the mdcC gene encoding malonate decarboxylase acyl carrier protein, with protein MEKITLTLPASRNLNGKALAGVVGSGDMEVLFTADQGQSLTIEITTSVDNSRNRWDALFNRLQTVSSLPAGKLTIHDFGATPGVARIRIEQVFEGVSHA; from the coding sequence ATGGAAAAAATTACATTAACTCTGCCCGCCAGCCGTAACCTGAACGGCAAAGCGCTGGCAGGCGTTGTTGGCTCCGGGGATATGGAGGTGTTATTTACCGCCGACCAGGGCCAGTCATTAACCATCGAGATCACCACCTCGGTCGATAACAGCCGTAACCGTTGGGATGCGCTGTTCAACAGATTGCAAACCGTCAGCAGCCTGCCGGCGGGCAAACTGACCATCCACGACTTTGGCGCAACGCCGGGCGTGGCACGCATTCGTATCGAACAAGTCTTTGAGGGGGTGAGCCATGCGTGA
- the mdcH gene encoding malonate decarboxylase subunit epsilon — translation MKILFTFPGQGTQHPGMLQNLPGTELAQAREVLGASEVDALDSPAALQHTRAVQLALLIAGVAWARELARRGVAPDIVSGLSIGAYPAAVISGALDFADALKLVALRGDLMEQAYPQGYGLTAIMGLTLAQVETLMEGTGTYIANLNAETQIVIAGADDGMAEVAARALAKGANKARRLTVSVPSHCELLAEPAQKLVAAFSRVTLSRPRCAYLSGSTGRVLWQPEKIADDLAMNMARTVRWQEAVIAANEREARLAIEMPPGGVLTCLTRQAAWEGESVSLERSGIDVAVHLARRLKV, via the coding sequence ATGAAGATCCTGTTTACCTTTCCGGGTCAGGGGACGCAGCATCCCGGTATGCTGCAAAACCTGCCGGGAACCGAGCTGGCTCAGGCGCGTGAAGTGCTGGGTGCCAGTGAAGTGGACGCGCTGGACTCCCCGGCGGCGCTACAGCACACCCGCGCGGTACAGCTGGCGCTGTTGATCGCGGGCGTCGCCTGGGCGCGTGAGCTGGCACGTCGCGGCGTGGCGCCGGATATCGTCAGCGGCCTCTCTATCGGCGCATACCCTGCGGCGGTCATCTCCGGGGCGCTCGATTTTGCTGATGCCCTGAAGCTGGTGGCCCTGCGTGGCGATCTGATGGAGCAGGCTTATCCGCAGGGCTACGGCCTGACGGCGATTATGGGGTTAACTCTTGCGCAGGTCGAAACCCTGATGGAAGGCACCGGCACCTATATTGCCAACCTGAATGCCGAGACGCAGATTGTGATCGCTGGTGCCGATGACGGCATGGCGGAAGTGGCGGCACGCGCGCTGGCGAAAGGGGCCAATAAAGCCCGCCGTCTGACGGTAAGCGTCCCGTCGCACTGCGAACTGCTAGCTGAACCGGCGCAAAAACTGGTCGCGGCCTTCAGCCGGGTCACGCTCTCTCGCCCCCGCTGCGCTTATCTGAGCGGCAGCACCGGACGCGTGCTCTGGCAGCCAGAGAAAATAGCTGATGACCTGGCCATGAACATGGCCCGGACGGTGCGCTGGCAGGAGGCGGTGATTGCCGCTAACGAGCGTGAAGCGCGGCTGGCGATTGAGATGCCACCCGGCGGTGTGCTCACCTGTCTGACGCGTCAGGCGGCCTGGGAAGGGGAGTCTGTCTCTCTGGAGCGCAGCGGCATCGACGTCGCGGTGCATCTCGCACGGCGTCTTAAGGTGTAG
- a CDS encoding malonate decarboxylase holo-ACP synthase: MTTTLRPHDLIWLTTRDALEDIHESWVDTAWHTGLPVVVRRDVDGNGRIPVGVRGLKRDQRAAGWVNPHQIARIVSPEQLSAEESLLRSPFITQPPVQVAVQLSRTSWPWTWGITGSTGYALSTGIAVIHADSDLDLLIRAPEPLSRTVLLNWQSQLEGALCRADTQVETPLGGFALNEWLRDGKTLLKTDRGPRLTANPWAWEEQ, translated from the coding sequence ATGACCACAACATTACGCCCGCACGACTTAATCTGGTTGACCACACGTGATGCGCTGGAGGATATCCACGAGTCCTGGGTGGATACGGCCTGGCATACCGGGCTGCCGGTAGTGGTGCGGCGTGATGTTGATGGTAACGGGCGTATACCGGTCGGGGTACGTGGCCTTAAGCGCGATCAGCGCGCGGCGGGCTGGGTTAACCCCCACCAGATTGCCCGTATCGTCTCCCCCGAACAGCTGAGCGCAGAAGAGAGTCTGCTGCGCTCGCCCTTTATCACTCAGCCACCGGTTCAGGTGGCGGTACAGCTTTCCCGCACCTCGTGGCCCTGGACATGGGGCATCACCGGCAGCACCGGCTATGCGCTGTCCACCGGCATTGCGGTGATCCACGCCGACAGCGATCTCGATCTGCTGATCCGCGCGCCGGAGCCGCTTTCGCGTACGGTGTTACTCAACTGGCAGTCACAGCTTGAAGGGGCGCTCTGCCGGGCCGATACCCAGGTTGAGACGCCGCTGGGCGGCTTTGCGCTCAACGAATGGCTACGTGATGGAAAAACGTTGCTGAAAACCGACCGGGGGCCGCGCCTGACGGCGAACCCCTGGGCATGGGAGGAACAATGA
- the kefG gene encoding glutathione-regulated potassium-efflux system ancillary protein KefG — protein sequence MMSQTAKVLLLYAHPESQDSVANRVLLQPALQLSNVTVHDLYAHYPDFFIDIPHEQELLRQHDVIVFQHPLYTYSCPALLKEWLDRVLSRGFASGPGGNQLAGKYWRNVITTGEPESAYRHDGLNRYSMNDILRPFELTAAMCRMHWLSPIVIYWARRQHQDELASHAKAYGAWLAAPNLTGGR from the coding sequence ATGATGTCCCAGACAGCAAAAGTGCTGCTGCTGTATGCCCATCCGGAGTCGCAGGACTCGGTCGCCAACCGGGTTTTGCTCCAACCGGCATTACAGCTCAGTAATGTGACGGTGCACGATCTCTACGCGCACTACCCCGATTTTTTTATCGACATCCCTCATGAGCAGGAGCTGCTGCGCCAGCACGACGTCATCGTGTTCCAGCATCCGCTTTATACCTACAGCTGCCCGGCGCTGCTGAAAGAGTGGCTGGACCGCGTGCTGAGCCGCGGCTTTGCCAGTGGCCCGGGAGGAAACCAGCTGGCGGGAAAGTACTGGCGGAACGTCATTACTACCGGCGAGCCGGAGAGCGCGTATCGCCACGATGGGCTTAACCGCTACTCAATGAACGATATCCTGCGCCCGTTCGAGCTGACGGCGGCCATGTGTCGCATGCACTGGCTGAGTCCGATCGTTATCTACTGGGCGCGTCGGCAGCATCAGGATGAGCTGGCCAGCCATGCCAAAGCCTACGGTGCCTGGCTGGCTGCACCCAATCTGACGGGAGGCCGCTGA
- a CDS encoding biotin-independent malonate decarboxylase subunit beta encodes MRDDSSFIELKARQRAQALLDEGSYRELLDPFEGIISPWLGPQGIVPQADDGMVVAKGTINGKPAVVVAIEGAFQGGSMGEVSGAKMAAALELAAEDNRNGIPTQAVLSLETGGVRLQEANLGLAAIADIHAAIVDLRRYTPVIGIVAGTVGCFGGMSIAAALCSYLIVTREARLGLNGPQVIEQEAGIEEYDSRDRPFIWSMTGGEIRYQSGLVDALVGDGVNAVKAAMNDAIAKGVPAKHRTDNYDWYLERLTNFDTRKQADTEQIHALFAREVK; translated from the coding sequence ATGCGTGATGACAGCAGCTTTATCGAATTAAAAGCGCGCCAGCGTGCGCAGGCCCTGCTCGACGAGGGCAGCTATCGCGAACTGCTGGATCCGTTTGAAGGGATTATCTCTCCGTGGCTGGGGCCGCAGGGCATTGTGCCGCAGGCCGATGATGGCATGGTGGTGGCGAAAGGCACCATCAACGGCAAACCCGCGGTAGTCGTGGCAATTGAAGGCGCGTTCCAGGGCGGCAGCATGGGCGAAGTGTCTGGTGCAAAAATGGCGGCTGCGCTGGAGCTGGCGGCGGAAGATAACCGTAACGGCATTCCAACCCAGGCGGTATTAAGCCTTGAAACCGGCGGCGTACGTTTGCAGGAGGCGAATCTCGGCCTGGCGGCGATTGCCGATATCCACGCCGCGATTGTCGATCTGCGCCGCTATACCCCGGTCATCGGCATTGTCGCCGGTACCGTTGGCTGCTTCGGCGGGATGTCCATTGCGGCCGCGCTGTGCAGCTATCTGATTGTGACCCGCGAAGCGCGTCTGGGGCTGAACGGCCCGCAGGTTATTGAGCAGGAGGCGGGCATTGAAGAGTATGACTCCCGCGACCGTCCGTTTATCTGGAGCATGACCGGGGGCGAGATTCGCTATCAAAGCGGGCTGGTGGATGCGCTGGTGGGCGATGGCGTCAACGCGGTGAAAGCGGCGATGAACGACGCGATTGCGAAAGGCGTGCCGGCAAAACACCGCACCGACAATTACGACTGGTATCTCGAACGCCTGACCAACTTCGATACCCGCAAACAGGCGGATACTGAACAGATTCACGCGCTCTTTGCCCGGGAGGTGAAATGA
- the kefB gene encoding glutathione-regulated potassium-efflux system protein KefB, with protein sequence MEGSDLLLAGVLFLLAAVVAVPLAARLGIGAVLGYLLAGIAIGPWGLGFISDVDEILHFSELGVVFLMFIIGLELNPAKLWQLRRSIFGVGAAQVIGSAVILGGLLMLDHFSWQAAVVGGIGLAMSSTAMALQLMRDKGMNRNEAGQLGFSVLLFQDLAVIPALALVPLLAGSGDEHFDWMKIGMKVLAFAGMLVGGRYLLRPVFRFIAASGVREVFTAATLLLVLGSALFMDALGLSMALGTFIAGVLLAESEYRHELEIAIDPFKGLLLGLFFISVGMALNLGVLYTHILAVVLGVAVLIAVKMLVLYGLARVYGLRHPERAQLAGVLSQGGEFAFVLFSTASSQRLFQHDQMALLLVTVTLSMMTTPLLMKLIDKRLSRRINAADDEHEAPWVDDDKPQVIVVGFGRFGQVIGRLLMANKKRVTVLERDISAVNLMRKYGYKVYYGDATQVELLRSAGAEAAESIVITCNEPEDTMKLVQICQQHFPHLHILARARGRVEAHELLQAGVKQFTRETFSSALELGRKTLVTLGMHPHQAQRAQLHFRRLDMMMLRELMPVHTDTVQISRVREARRELEEIFQREMQQERRQLDGWDEFE encoded by the coding sequence ATGGAAGGTTCCGATCTGTTACTGGCGGGAGTGCTGTTTCTGCTCGCCGCCGTGGTGGCGGTGCCGCTGGCTGCGCGACTGGGTATTGGCGCGGTGCTCGGCTATCTGCTGGCGGGTATCGCCATTGGCCCCTGGGGGCTGGGATTTATCAGTGATGTGGACGAAATCCTGCACTTCTCGGAGCTGGGCGTCGTCTTTCTGATGTTTATTATCGGCCTGGAGCTGAACCCGGCGAAGCTCTGGCAGCTACGGCGCTCCATCTTCGGCGTGGGCGCCGCACAGGTGATCGGTAGCGCGGTGATCCTTGGTGGGCTGCTGATGCTGGACCATTTCTCATGGCAGGCGGCGGTAGTGGGCGGGATCGGGCTGGCGATGTCCTCCACCGCGATGGCCCTGCAGCTGATGCGCGATAAGGGCATGAACCGTAATGAGGCGGGGCAACTGGGTTTCTCCGTGCTGCTGTTTCAGGATCTGGCGGTGATCCCGGCGCTGGCCCTGGTTCCGCTGCTGGCGGGCTCAGGCGACGAACATTTCGACTGGATGAAAATCGGCATGAAGGTGCTGGCCTTTGCCGGCATGCTGGTGGGCGGGCGCTATCTGCTGCGTCCGGTGTTCCGCTTTATTGCGGCGTCCGGGGTACGGGAGGTGTTTACCGCGGCCACGCTGCTGCTGGTGTTAGGCTCGGCGCTGTTTATGGATGCGCTGGGGCTGTCGATGGCGCTGGGAACCTTTATTGCCGGCGTACTGCTGGCGGAGAGCGAGTACCGGCATGAGCTGGAGATCGCCATCGATCCGTTTAAAGGGCTGCTGTTAGGGCTGTTCTTTATCTCGGTCGGTATGGCGTTGAACCTGGGCGTGCTTTATACCCATATCCTGGCCGTGGTGCTGGGCGTGGCGGTGCTGATCGCCGTTAAAATGCTGGTGCTGTACGGGCTGGCGCGGGTATACGGCCTGCGGCACCCGGAGCGCGCGCAGCTCGCCGGGGTGCTGAGTCAGGGGGGAGAGTTCGCTTTTGTGCTCTTCTCCACAGCATCGTCCCAGAGATTGTTTCAGCATGATCAGATGGCGTTGCTGCTGGTGACCGTCACGCTGTCGATGATGACCACGCCGCTGCTGATGAAGCTGATTGATAAACGCCTGTCGCGCCGTATTAATGCTGCTGACGATGAGCATGAAGCGCCCTGGGTCGACGATGATAAACCGCAGGTGATCGTGGTGGGCTTCGGACGTTTTGGTCAGGTAATTGGCCGCCTGCTGATGGCGAACAAAAAGCGTGTGACGGTGCTGGAGCGCGATATCAGCGCGGTTAACCTGATGCGGAAGTACGGTTACAAAGTCTATTACGGTGATGCCACCCAGGTCGAACTGCTGCGCTCTGCTGGCGCAGAGGCGGCGGAGTCGATCGTCATCACCTGTAACGAGCCGGAAGACACCATGAAGCTGGTGCAGATCTGCCAGCAGCATTTTCCCCATCTGCACATCCTGGCGCGAGCGCGCGGGCGTGTAGAGGCGCATGAACTGCTTCAGGCCGGGGTGAAGCAATTCACCCGCGAGACCTTCTCCAGTGCGCTGGAGCTGGGGCGCAAAACGTTAGTGACGCTGGGTATGCATCCGCATCAGGCCCAGCGCGCGCAGTTACACTTTCGCCGTCTGGATATGATGATGCTGCGCGAGTTGATGCCGGTGCATACCGATACGGTGCAAATTTCCCGGGTACGGGAAGCGCGCCGCGAGCTGGAAGAGATCTTCCAGCGTGAGATGCAGCAGGAGCGTCGACAGCTGGACGGCTGGGATGAATTTGAATAA
- a CDS encoding AEC family transporter, whose product MTYVIVHALAPIFVIMLLGFWAGKAKMVDNKNVSLLNIFVMDFALPAALFSATVQTPWTGIIAQSPLILVLTLAMWITYAAIYFLATKVFKKSPQDAAVLTLTVALPNYAALGLPILGSVLGEGSATSLSVAVSIACGSVLMTPFCLLILEREKARAEGANSGSTLAMLPVLMWRSIKKPIVMGPLLGVILSAIGIKMPDLVLAAIKPLGLAATAAALFLTGVILSARKLQINTMVISATITKLLIQPAIAWGIVLILGLHGSVAITAILMIALSAGFFGVVFGNRFGVQSPDAEAVLLLSSVLCILSLPLFISLTSGM is encoded by the coding sequence ATGACTTATGTGATTGTTCATGCCCTTGCACCCATTTTTGTCATCATGCTGCTCGGCTTCTGGGCCGGTAAAGCCAAAATGGTGGATAACAAAAATGTGTCTCTGCTTAATATCTTCGTGATGGATTTTGCATTGCCCGCCGCGCTGTTCAGCGCCACGGTGCAAACGCCCTGGACAGGTATCATTGCCCAGTCGCCGCTGATCCTGGTCCTGACCCTGGCGATGTGGATAACCTATGCGGCCATCTACTTCCTCGCCACCAAAGTTTTCAAAAAGTCACCGCAGGATGCCGCCGTGCTGACCCTGACCGTGGCGCTGCCGAACTATGCGGCGCTGGGCCTGCCGATTCTGGGCAGCGTGTTGGGCGAAGGTTCTGCAACTTCACTCTCCGTGGCGGTTTCCATTGCCTGTGGCTCCGTGCTGATGACGCCGTTCTGTCTGCTGATTCTGGAACGCGAGAAAGCCCGTGCGGAAGGCGCAAACAGTGGCTCTACCCTGGCGATGCTGCCGGTGCTGATGTGGCGCTCAATTAAGAAACCAATCGTGATGGGCCCGCTGCTGGGTGTGATTCTGTCCGCGATTGGCATCAAAATGCCAGACCTGGTGCTGGCAGCGATTAAACCGCTCGGCCTGGCAGCAACTGCGGCAGCGCTGTTCCTGACCGGCGTGATCCTGTCGGCCCGTAAGCTGCAGATCAACACCATGGTGATTAGCGCGACCATCACCAAGCTGCTGATCCAGCCGGCGATTGCCTGGGGTATTGTGCTGATTTTGGGTCTGCACGGCTCGGTGGCGATTACCGCAATCCTGATGATTGCCCTGTCTGCCGGTTTCTTCGGCGTCGTGTTTGGTAACCGCTTTGGCGTACAGTCTCCGGATGCGGAAGCGGTGCTGCTGTTAAGCTCCGTCCTGTGTATCCTGTCGCTGCCGCTGTTTATCTCGCTGACTTCAGGAATGTAA
- a CDS encoding LysR family transcriptional regulator: MIPDLTSEITFRKLSIFMTFMETGNIARAAEVLNLSGVSVHRALHTLEENVRCPLFTHKGRNLIALPAAWTLLEYCQEVMQVMERGLEEARKTAGIGQGRLRVGTLYSLTLETVPQLIMGMKLRRPDLEMDLTMGSNDTLLHMLDEGSLDAILISISESEIDRNNLEVLPLFHDDICLAAPASAQLNTDELADLRDYKDQKFVALAEGFATYAGFQEAFHIAGFEPEIVTRVNDIFSMLSLVQAGVGFTLMPGRMKKVYENSVQLLKLAQPYQMQQLIAIVFARNREQDPSLRALAAEGRMYARRLEQNTTP; the protein is encoded by the coding sequence ATGATACCGGACCTGACCAGCGAGATTACCTTCCGCAAACTTAGCATCTTCATGACCTTTATGGAGACGGGCAATATCGCCCGTGCCGCTGAGGTACTGAACCTCAGCGGGGTCAGCGTCCATCGTGCCCTGCACACCCTGGAAGAGAACGTCCGCTGCCCGCTGTTCACCCACAAAGGCCGGAATCTGATCGCCCTGCCCGCCGCCTGGACGCTGCTGGAGTACTGCCAGGAGGTGATGCAGGTGATGGAGCGCGGGCTGGAAGAGGCGCGTAAAACGGCTGGCATCGGCCAGGGCCGTCTGCGGGTGGGGACGCTCTACTCTCTGACGCTCGAAACGGTGCCGCAGTTGATTATGGGCATGAAGCTGCGTCGCCCGGATCTGGAGATGGATCTCACCATGGGATCCAACGACACCCTGCTGCATATGCTGGATGAAGGCTCGCTCGATGCCATTCTCATCTCAATCTCCGAAAGCGAAATTGACCGTAATAACCTCGAAGTGCTGCCCCTGTTCCACGATGATATCTGTCTTGCCGCCCCGGCCTCGGCGCAGCTCAATACCGACGAGCTGGCAGATCTACGCGACTATAAGGACCAGAAGTTTGTTGCTCTGGCTGAGGGCTTCGCCACCTACGCGGGCTTCCAGGAGGCGTTTCATATCGCCGGTTTCGAGCCGGAGATCGTCACCCGGGTAAACGATATTTTTTCGATGCTGAGTCTGGTACAGGCGGGGGTGGGCTTTACGCTGATGCCGGGCAGGATGAAAAAGGTGTATGAAAACTCGGTACAGCTGTTAAAGCTGGCCCAGCCTTATCAAATGCAGCAGCTGATCGCCATCGTCTTTGCCCGCAACCGCGAGCAGGATCCGAGCCTGCGGGCGCTGGCGGCGGAAGGCCGCATGTACGCCCGCCGCCTTGAGCAGAACACTACACCTTAA
- the mdcE gene encoding biotin-independent malonate decarboxylase subunit gamma, producing the protein MSTSISRGELWLETLAPNAKRLEGLCPSVQAADGELNGEAVRFVAVVPDANNHYPRAARGEVGLLEGWTLAKVVSETVAADADKAVKRPIVAVIDVPSQAYGRREEGFGIHQALAGAAAAYANARLAGHPVIGLIVGKAMSGAFLAHGYQANRLIAFNDQGVLIHAMGKESAARITLRTVDALEKLAATIPPMAYDISNYATLGLLENLLDISNPDAPSSLDLALVKTTLQQAIDDARRDPTLKSRLGADNRHSSALVRERMRASW; encoded by the coding sequence ATGAGTACTTCAATTAGCCGTGGTGAGCTCTGGCTGGAAACCCTTGCGCCGAATGCCAAACGTCTGGAGGGGCTCTGCCCGTCGGTTCAGGCGGCGGACGGCGAGCTGAATGGCGAAGCGGTGCGCTTTGTTGCGGTGGTACCGGATGCCAACAACCACTATCCACGTGCGGCACGAGGTGAAGTCGGTCTGCTGGAAGGCTGGACCCTGGCCAAAGTGGTGAGTGAAACCGTCGCGGCCGATGCTGACAAAGCGGTTAAACGCCCGATTGTGGCGGTGATCGACGTGCCGAGCCAGGCCTATGGCCGTCGCGAAGAGGGATTTGGTATTCACCAGGCGCTGGCCGGTGCTGCTGCGGCCTATGCTAATGCGCGTCTGGCGGGCCATCCGGTGATTGGCCTTATCGTCGGCAAAGCGATGTCCGGGGCGTTTTTGGCCCACGGCTATCAGGCCAACCGGCTGATCGCTTTTAATGACCAGGGCGTATTAATCCACGCGATGGGGAAAGAGTCTGCCGCACGCATCACGCTGCGTACCGTGGACGCACTGGAAAAACTGGCGGCAACCATCCCGCCAATGGCGTATGACATCAGTAACTACGCCACCCTGGGACTGCTGGAAAACCTGCTGGATATCAGCAATCCGGACGCACCTTCCTCTCTCGATCTGGCGCTGGTTAAAACCACCTTACAACAGGCCATTGATGACGCTCGCCGGGATCCGACGCTGAAAAGCCGTCTGGGTGCCGACAATCGCCACAGCTCGGCTCTCGTACGCGAACGTATGCGAGCAAGCTGGTAA